The genomic stretch ACCATACAGCAGGGAAGGTAAAGATTTTGAAGTAGACGATGAATCTCTTGACGTACTGCTTGAAACCGTAGCCTTCTAAGTATGGGGAAGGAGTGATGATGGCTATTCTCTTGTGGTAtggtttcaatttctcttgTACTTGAGCTTCAGCGTCTGCGACTGGAGTTTCAGACAGAAACTCAGTGACATCATTCTGTTTTGTTTCAATGTCTTCGTTCTTTTCCAAGGagctttcaattttctGGAGGTCTTCCTTTttgtcgttttcttctccttctaCCGAATTATTGGACTGGTAGACCACGGAGTGCTTCATTCTGTCGAAGACAGTTTCTTCACATCCAAAAATGATGACAATCAAGGTGACACCACAGATAATGGCACCCCACCATCCAACCCATCTGAACGTCTGTGATTGGGAAATCAAGTGGGCAATCAATGGCCCCAAGAAGGAGCCTACAGAGGTGGCCAAGATATACACTGTCAAAACGGAACCCAATTGATGTTGAAAGAATATGTCTGACAACGATTGTTGGACCTGAGCTTCGGCACAAGCTTCGGACATACCTACGAATGCCTGTGACCAGATGGTATCAGCCGTTTTTCTGGACAGGGCAAACCACACGGAACCCAATGTACCTGCAAGAAGACAGATGATATACGTAATTCTCCTACCGTAAAGAGAAGAGGCAGGGGCAAAGAAAATACACGACCAAccgatgaagatgaaaagaacACCGGCTCCTGTGTTCATGGCATCGTAACTGATACCGTAAATTGCGTTCAACGAATCCTGTGCTGCGCCGGCGTCGTTGGAAGTAGCAGCTGTCAATGCTGTGATGAACGACAACAAGACGAAATGCCACATCTTTCTGCCGGTAGACCAGTTCAATGGGTCATTTGGTGATTCTGAGGGCTGAGGCATCAAGATGATACCATCCTTGTTTCTCTTCAAAGGTTTGGCACTGGTGCTGGAATCAATGGAGGAGGCATCATTGCCAACCAAGATGTTGGTGGTACCAGGGACAAAGTTGTCGTCGTAGTAGTTGGCGGTTGTTTCGAGAGTTCCGCTCATTTTCTGGGTGTGTGGTCAACTGATATAACAGATGAAATTAATGCGATGAGATGATTTAAGGTCTTGTGACTATTAGCTATGAGTTAGCAAGTTGGCAAGACaattttatttatttgtGGGAGTCGCTAAAAAACAAAACTTCCTCTTCTATGTGTAAtaaaatggaagaaaaaaaaacCTGTTTGATATGAAACAATTATGTCAGTCAGTAGGCCATAATGGTGAATCCGTAGATACTAAGCGAAATGTGATTTGAAACGAAATGGTGGAGAAGAGAGAGAACAAGCAAAAAACAAAGACTGTTGGTTTTGCTTATTCACTAGTTTAGCTTCAGGGGCGCAAACGAGGAAATGGTCGTATAGGTCTgctggaagaaaagaatttccGTTTCTCTAAACTTTTGCCAGAGGAAAGTCTGCCTTtatacttgaagaaaaaatTGATGCTAAAATGCACtgtgaaaaaaatattaGTACTGAAATTTTTTCAGGCTAGCAAATTTCGCAGCacgaaaaagaaacaacaattaTTGCAATAATAACACTTTTTGACAGGGCTGGATTTGATCACATGACTCGGATACCCCACAGTATTTTCCGATCGTTAAAATAGCTGGAAACAATTTGTTTAGGCAATGCAATCCCGACAAGTGCAAAATTCATGTACCAAAATAGAGGTTGGGAGTATCTGTTACTGCTGGATAGCTGATTCTGTACGATAATCATATGTTGGAATTCTTTGGTCAAGGAATTCGCTCTTTGAGAGAAAATTTTCATCAGCTTTGATGGCACTTGACTCTAAGTAAAGATAAAAGGTAtcaattgtatttttctGAATGATGCTCAAGCTTTGTTGTCCACATCTGTCCTTCATGAATGTATCATCCCATTGAGCTATTCTAATCAAGACTTCGTCCATACAGTAGTGACTGAATGAATGGATTGGCTCTTAAAGTTGATAAGTGGTACTCGCACGACTTTGGTGAAGTTCAGATCTTTTATTTGGATATGGAAAGTttcattcttgaacttattattctttctttccaatCTTTACTTTCGTCTACTGGATTCACGGGTGTGCTATTGCAACGGTACAGAATTGCGAACTTCCGTTTGTgattcttgatttctgatattttgtcttttctctgtttttgtttcttaTTGTGGGTTTTCTCTGAACTCTGATTTTTCTGCTATCTGAGTTTGAAGTTTGTATTCTCTTAACTTTACTGTAATTATGTCGAATCGTTCGCTTTTGGAATGGGCAGATGATCTCGTCACCATTAAAGGCAGTGTCTCTCAGCTTCAAGCTGCTGTGAACCAGATCACAGCCAAAGCTCCAACTCCTCAGGAATTAGCCGGGTTGCTCACAAGTTTGAACGAATCACATGACCCTAATGACAAGCCCATAATTGACAAGCTAAACGGATTCTTTGCCTCTCCACACATCAAAGTGGGAGTCCGTTTGCGACAGTTGTACGACAGCAAACAATTGCCTCTTCTCTCGGCTCTTTGCAAGATTAACTTCAAGAGTGCTAAAGCCGATAAGTACTCTTCGTATTTCCTCGAGTTTGATCCGTCAAACTCCCCCGAAACGGTCTcagacgacgacgatgCCAGCACAAGTAAAGAAAAAAAGGTTGATGTCTCTTCCTACCCACCGATGATTCCACCCATCTCCAATGATGCACTTTTGCTTCGTGTAATGACAGACAAATCATATCACCAACCTAGTGATATACTTGAGCTGGAAACGAGGACTCACGACATTAATCGTACGCACAATGAAAAGCTTAGTATCTTAGGCAGATCCTTGTTGGAGTTGCTCCTTTACCAGATCTTGGATGAAAGATTCCCTAATATGTACGGTGAAGAAATGTTTGTATTTCGTCATAAATTGTTATCCCCTGGCATTTTGACCAAATTAGCATTCGGCTATAATTTGGTAGACCCATACAAGTACAACTTGTCCAGTGAAATTGATCTGAATAGGAAGATGGAGATTTTTGGTAAGATCTTCTTGAGCTATGTAGCTGGGCTCTCTATGGATGGATATACGCAGTCTGAGATTAAGTTGTGGATAAGAAAGTTATACGACCCAatattgaaagaattggatAGGGCCATCAATGCGGGTGCTGGTGCGAATGCATCCCTAGCAGAACTcaatttccttttcaagaaaattaCAAACTTATACGAATTGCCAGTGCAGCAGGCTACTTTGGAGTTCAAACAATTGCAATCAGATCCATACGTAGCTCAGGCTATGGTGAATGACGAAATCATTGGAATCGGAACCAGTAGCAACagttttgaagaagctaaAGAAAGAGCTGCgtttgatattgtcaacGACGACGTCAAACTAAAGAAGATTACTGCGACTTTGATCAAGGAATATCAGCGGAATAGAGAAAGCACATCCTCTGACAATTTATTACCATATCCCGCTAAACCTCCATCTATACCAAACATACCAGTACCTCGAATTGTGGCTTCTCCGCCTATCAATAATCATTCGGCGCAATTTGGCATTCAACATGACTTCGGGCTGTATCAAGCTCCTCCACAACAACTGTATCAGCAACTGTTGCAACCTCAACAGCAGCGTCCGattcaacagcaacatcttcaaaacGTAAAGTATACTCAACAATATCCTCAACAGttccagcaacagccaCAGATGCCTAATATGGTAGGTTCGCCGTACAATGCTCTACAAACTCCGTTTGGACAGTCTGCGTATTCCCGGATTAATGCAAGAGATAATGTCCCAACTAATTTGGATAACAGCAACAATGCAAAAAACAACTTGTACGCCATTTTGGGAAAAGTTCACTTGGAGCCGGACTATGTATATTATAAGACTAACAATGATTTCCAAGCTACAGTCATAGTGAAAAACACCAATACGGTCCTAGGAGTTGGATACGACATTAACAGAAAAGTAGCGGCTCAGAAGGCTGCTATTGCCGCCTTACAGAACCGAAGCAAGTTGCAAGAGTTGGGCATCAACATCtaaacaaaagaagaactgaaGGTCAGTTCTGAGAATCGTTAGAATCGGATACGATTTAGTGTGTATTAGTGTGTATTAGTGAAGTAAGTATAACAATCTCTACTATATATACGTGAACTTTTACTGTGTACTACTATAACGGAATTCTAGATTGTAAAGATCGTTTTATGACCCAGGACAATCGAAATGTTTGAAATCACATTCAAAATGCAAATTCTAGTAGTTAAGAATGGTTGCAATATTTTGGTGagtcttcatttcttcttcatattaCCCGGCGCAAACTATTTGGTTGGGCCCAGAAGGTTTTGACAAGCTGCagagaaaaggaaagaattCTAGCCGATGATTTTGAGCTCATAGAAGTGGTCATTAGTGCGTGGCTGTTGGATGATCTGGTTTGGAGAGCCAGAGAGATTTTGACAAAATTGCGACTTTATTCAGCGTTGGTGTCGGTCTTACTTAATTGCCTAAATCCGACTTGATGCAAGTGCCGCAAATTGGAGCGCAAGGACGATTCTTATGGATGTAAAGGCGCGCGAAGTGTGCGTTGCAGTTAGGTGGCACCGGAACTGGGCCAACTCTGCCATATTGGGTCGGCCGGAAGTGTGACAATTCGCCAGCGTGATGAAGGCAGCGCAACGGTTGCAAATGGACCCGGTCGAAATATTGCAGGTTGCAGGTGTGTTATTCGACTGTTGCAAAAGACCGTAGTGGAAAGCCGACTATATGTAAAACCACGCAAAAAAGAAACGCGCTGGCCAATCAGACGTTCCGGATACACATATATACGCACTTGTGTAAATGTGGGTATTCCGACTTGCCCCGAAACTAAATTTTTCACGTTTGCGTTTgattttttctttttcggGTGTCGATGATTTAAATACcattccaattcttcttccaacgCTGGAATctttttctgaaattttctttttcattcGTTGTTTGTAAAGCACAGATAGAGTCTATACTGGTCTTATTTGATATAGGTATCATCCATCTATTTATTATACGCACGCAATCCTATAGACTTCCTCcttatatatacatatttATTCACAATGTCTACTCCTGCTATTCCTCAATTCACCATTGGTGATTACGCCTCGTTCGCTTTGGCTGGTGCCATGGGTTGTGGTGTCACTCACGGTGCCATGACTCCAATTGATGTCGTCAAGACCAGAATTCAATTGGAACCAACCGTCTACAACAAGGGTATGATCGGTTCTTTCAGACAAGTCATCTCCACCGAAGGTGCTGGTGCTCTTTTGACCGGTTTGGGTCCAACTGTCTTGGGTTACTCCTTGCAAGGTGCCTTCAAGTTCGGTGGTTAcgaattgttcaagaagaccTTCATTGAACAATTGGGTTACGACACCGCCAAGAGATACAAGGACTCCGTCTACATCGGTTCTGCTGCTCTTGCCGAATTCTTCGCCGATATTGCTCTTTGTCCATTGGAAGCCACCAGAATCAGATTGGTTTCCCAGCCAACCTTCGCTAACGGTTTGATTGGTGGTTTCTCGAGAatcttgaaagaagaaggtgttGGTTCTTTCTACAACGGTTTCACCCCAATCTTGTTCAAGCAAATTCCTTACAACATTGCTAAGTTCTTGGTTTTCGAAAgagctgctgctgccatcTACGGTGCCATCCCAACCCCAAAGAACGAATTGTCTTCGTTTGCCTCCACCGGTGTTAACTTGTCTGCTGGTATCATTGCCGGTTGTGCTGCCGCTATCGTTTCCCAACCTGCTGACACCTTATTGTCCAAGGTCAACAAGACCAAGAAGGCTGAAGGTCAATCCACCGTCGGTTTGTTGATCCAATTGGCCAAGCAATTAGGTATTAAGGGTTCTTTCACCGGTTTGCCAACCAGATTGGTCATGGTCGGTACCTTGACCTCCTTGCAATTCACCATCTACGGttccttgaagaagacctTGAACTGTCCTCCAGCCGTCGATTTGTAAACGCACCGTTAGCATTTATAAGAATATTAATAGACCTTAGACCCCTCCAATTCATTATCCATCCTCGCTTCATCTAAAATCCTGAATCCGAGTTCTTCTTTAAATTGTATACATTGAATAAAATCTACATCACGATTTAAACGTGGCTACCAAACCAAACCACCTACCGCAGTCATTCCATCATGTTCATTCTGATCAGTGGAGCTATTATACTTGAATTGTAAAGTTAATGGTATTCTATTGTATCAGCATACATGGGTATTCTTGCTAGTCTATGAACAGTTCATATAGAGTGCTTTTTTTTGAACTGTGTTGTGTTTTTTATTGTGAGTATTATCTTGTATATATTATGTATATTGAATACTGAATGTGTATTTAACCTTATTGTTTAGTATGTAATTATAGCTTTCCTGGTGGACTCATTGTTGGACAGTCTCGGGTAAAAATTCATTTCTCGATCTGTCGGCAGGAAGGAGATTTGTATCTATTTTCCAGGCTTAAAATCAAAATTACTGGATGCGGAACACGGCCAACATTTGACTCCGACcatatcttcaaaagaCCGCTTGCTATTGGCTGTCTGGTGGTTTCTTTGCATTTCAAATGGTTTTCTTGCCGGATCTTATGATCCCTGCTCTCGCAGTCATGTTGGTGAGTTTCCAGATCGCCGGGAGCCGCCAGCTTATCTGTGATGTACATACAGGATTCTCGGTCGGAAGTGGACACGTGCCCTCGGATGTCCTCCGCGCTGCACTTGTGCATTTCGTTCTCGGTTCCTGGAGTTTGCATCTTATCCGAGATGAATCCAATCCAGATGGACCCCGATGGGGTAACGATTGGCACAGATGAAGACGAGATGGTTCAGGTTGGCTTATGCCGGTGTATGTCGCTAACAAAGCTGGCTAGAGTCACTCTGGGGCATATTGCTGGCTTGATCACGAGTCGAAGCAACCTTCTGCACGGCTAGGCAGGCCAAGTCTACCTCATATTccagattttgcaatcaatCTAAAGCACATACCGATACCTGTTTTCGAAAAAGTCTAAAGTGAACATTCCCGGCTGCCGCAGCCAATTACTTCTGATGAGTGTTTCAGAAGTGTCAAGAGTGGGCGATATTTGACATTGCATCTGCCTTTCTCTACTTGGTTCTGGCAACTTGACTCTCTTTCTGGTACAGTTCAGCAGATTAAGGCGCCCCATGCAAGACAGAAATATTTTGCGGCCATTTGGAGCTTCTACTATGTGCACCATTTTGCATCAATTCGCTGAGCTTCTAGTGACCAAGACCTACCCCAAGAATGACTAGAATAATTTGCCATATATAAACCGACATTCCCTTGCCCAGAGGCATTCCGAAACCAAACATCTTGTCCAGCCAAAATTTTCGCTTATCCACCATGTTTTACTCCTACATTCTATTGTTTTTCGTCTGCTTTAGCGAGGCATATCCTTTGCTCAAAAAAGAATTGCAACCTACTTCTCCTACATTTTCCCTAATAGCCTTGCACCAAGGAGCTCAGTTTCAGTCCAACTTGGTGAAGTTTGACGGCATTGACCTCAAACTTTGGGCTGACGCACCTCCTTTTTTTGGAAGAATCAAGGGTAACCAAGGGTTCGTACTCAATATTCCTGACGCAACATTTCCACCACCATCTCCAGTTGCTGTTGTCGTTGATTCAAAAGGCAGGCTCACATCCAATGCCAACACAACCACAGAAGCACTGGGCAATTTTGGAATCTCCAGTTCTCTTTTGACTTTCAACGGTTCCTCGGACTTTTTAGCTTGTCCTTCAGGTAACTATAGAAGCGAATATGATATATATGCTTTGACTGGAGAAACAAATTGTCCAAATCCGGAATTTGGATACGGCTATAATATCACTTTATTGGTCCAAGTACTGGCTACTGTTGACTACCTGCCTGAAAACTAAAGCAAACTAAACGTGTATTGAAAATCCGCGTGTTCATATATCAGCGGCTCCTAATTTGTATCTAAAAACAGTTCATGGTATTCATGAAGTTTCGTCGaccttcttttcttccagatCTTCCTGAAAGGTTTCAATGTCtccttctctcttctttgtAAGTCTTCTGTTAATGTAATATGTTGAAATAAAAACGGTTGCACTCACAAACTCCATAGTGGTTCCCATAATATATTCGTAAGCCACAAACGAGCTTGCAAGTCCTTCTGCTGTGTAATTAGAAAGTAGGAAGTAGTCcatcttgtccaagtaTATAGACAAGATACCAAACACACCTCTGACCAAAAGGAAAGGGGCCACAATGAATACAGCATAGATGAACTCGTGGCTAATCTTCTCAACGAAATAACTTCTGAAAGCTAAGAAGATTGCAACGCATGtttgaaagagaaatatCGATTGACCTACGGTCCTCAAAACCCTGGAAGTGACGAGCTTTCCTGAGTGGCCGTTGATTTCCTCAATTGTCAAACCAGATAGCATAGATCCACCAGATATAATGAATGAATTGGCAGGGATCAAGAGGTAGTGAAACACGTTGTAAAGGGACAAGCGTGCTCTGAGACGATCTGTGAAAGTTTTGGCTTCAGATACTTTAGCTTTCCTGTCCTCCCTGCAAGGCCTGATCCAAGAATATCCAATGACAGCATACTGAGCTCTGGCAATGAAATGGTACGCGGATAAGATAAGAACAAAATAACCTTCAGCACTGAAAACCAAATAGGCAATAAGAAATTGCCAATGTGCCCAGCCTAGGGCTGCAAATGCTACTCCACATAGCTGACCTGCTACTCGAAAGATCCCGTGGATGAGAAGGGTGGTATAAACACTTCTCCATCCTTCCTTGATGACGATGTTGATTGCAAGAGCAGTATATATTACatacaaagaaagaaagatggAAGCAGCTATACCGGAGTCTTTAGATTCGAATCCCATTGTAAGTTGTGAATTAGAGAGTTTTTGTTTGGTTAATTGGAGATTAGGAACTTAACCTTGAGTCGTGAGAAATTGTACAGACTTATATATTCGTAAAGATCTACTCAACCTTATTCACTAACTGGAATAACGCCGTGCCGTACATTTCTTGCACACAAAGTTGAGGCTGATCGACTGCTTAGACAATGGGCTGTATCGATCACCACTTTCGATATGATTGGACGGAATGACTCCACAGAACAGGGCTTAATGGCGATATGTGTGAATTGGGTATAATTCCCGAGAAAGTCGGACTTGAGCTCAGGAAGATTTTAATACGAAGGCTtatttttcttgtttttcatTCTTAATCTTTTTGTACGGGCCAAATAAAGTTGCATTAGCTTATTGTCCCTCAAGAGGTTGTGCATGTGCGTAAATGACCTAAAAGGCAATGACGCATAGGAACGTTAATTGGTTTCGTATGCAAGAACCGTTTGAGAATTAAGCGCTTAACTAAAGCTCTAATTGATGGCTGTGCCAAGCCTTCTAGAACTCCAATGTTGAAGTGAATATTCCTTGAAATTGTGATATTGAGAATCTGATTTCCAATGGTCGgtcaaattcttgttctccACAAGAAGGACTTTTTGACAAGTAACAGCTAGATAATATGCTCGGGAGTACGTTGAGAAATACGTTGGGAAACATTTTCGGAGTATTTTTAGAAATATTCTAGGAACAATGCTAGTTCGTATTGTACAAACCATTGGGGGTTTGGTATCGGCAAATCGTGTGCTTTATCCCGTCCTGAAATTTTTGTACACTATACCTGTCTAGAATCTTTAAATCCACTGTTGGTGGGCTTAGTTTGGAAACACATTCCGCAGCTATGAAGGCCAGGGACATTCGGCGAATACGCCTAGATCATTTGTCATTGCAGATTAGCAAAAGGTATGATGATAGGCTAAGTAacaatgaaaaattagGCTGCAAGAGAGACCCTCCTTCAGCTTTCCGTGCCAAATTAGTCGACTTTCCGGGTTTACGAATTTCTGTAGTCACTACCATTTTGATAGCTTCTAGGGCTGTGAACTTCTTCCGTTGGAGATCATTATTCCAACATCTCCATGTATGGCTACTTGTACAATCTGTCTTCGAATTATATTCCTTTGTATTTCCATTATCTAGATAAATGCAATGATTGAGTGAGAGCAGCTAGTAAGCACAAATTGCTTAACTGTAATTCGAATCCAtctttcctttttcttctacatgccattcctcttcgtcttgTTCTGCTCGCCTGTTttgtctcttcttcaggaTGTAGTAGATCGAGATGTACACAACGGCTGTGATAAATTCCATGGTTGTGGCCAAAGTGTATTCAAAAGCAATgaatgtagaagaaatgcCATTTTCATTGTAATTGCTCATTTCAAAGTAGTCCATCTTGTCTAGGTAGATAGACATTACTCCAAATGTACCTCTGGTCAAAATGAATGGGGAGGCAATGAATATACCATAGATATTGATGTGTCTAATATTTTCGCCAAAGAAGCACCAGAATCCAAGACtaacagcaacaatagtttggaagaggaaaaTGGATTGGCCACTCACTCTTAATCTTCTAGATAATTGAACACTGCTATTCTCAGATGCTAAATCATCGGCACCAGCTAACATGATACCACCGCTGATGACTAGGGCGTTAGCAGGAATCAAAATTAAGTGGAAGACCCTAGCAAGCGAATATTTGGCTCTTATTTTTCCTAGAAACGATGTAGCAGCTTGCTGTTTGATTTTTATGTCTTCCTTGTTGGGTCTGATCCAGGAGtagccaacaacttggtaCTGGGCATTGGCAATGAGATGGTATGATGTGATAATAAGAACAAAGTAACCTTCTGCATTGAGCACGAGGTAAGCAATTAACCAATGCCAATGATTGAACCCGAGAGCTGCAAATACAACACCGCACATTTGTCCGCTTACTCTGAAGACACCATAGACCACAAGCGAAGTATAGATGGTCTTCAAGCCTTCTCTTCTTACTATGTTGATACTAAAACATAAGTAGATAACATATAGACAAAGATAAACGGAGGCTGCAATACCGGAGTGAACTGATTTGAAAGCCATGTTGTAGATTAATTGTTCTTGCTGTGTGATATCTGAGTAACTGAGgtaattgcaaaatttgatCGCAATTTATGGGTGTATTTATATG from Scheffersomyces stipitis CBS 6054 chromosome 2, complete sequence encodes the following:
- the HOL11 gene encoding histidinol and sodium permease (histidinol and sodium permease homologous to ScHOL1 (HOL1)), with protein sequence MSGTLETTANYYDDNFVPGTTNILVGNDASSIDSSTSAKPLKRNKDGIILMPQPSESPNDPLNWSTGRKMWHFVLLSFITALTAATSNDAGAAQDSLNAIYGISYDAMNTGAGVLFIFIGWSCIFFAPASSLYGRRITYIICLLAGTLGSVWFASSRKTADTIWSQAFVGMSEACAEAQVQQSLSDIFFQHQLGSVLTVYILATSVGSFLGPLIAHLISQSQTFRWVGWWGAIICGVTLIVIIFGCEETVFDRMKHSVVYQSNNSVEGEENDKKEDLQKIESSLEKNEDIETKQNDVTEFSSETPVADAEAQVQEKLKPYHKRIAIITPSPYLEGYGFKQYVKRFIVYFKIFTFPAVWLSGLLWGLQDAYMTFFLTTQDTYFYDDPWNKSETGVAIMNVATLIGACIGCFMSGMLSDKHVLWIARKNGGIYEPEYRLWLLFITLIISPVGLIMFGVGAAREWPWQVIYVGLGFIGFGWGSIGDTAMSYLMDAYPEIVIQGMVGVSIINNTLACVFTFVCSYWLDGAGTSSTYITLAVIDFVSIAFIVPTLYYGKSWRKMTKKHYIEMVELTQGMG
- a CDS encoding predicted protein codes for the protein MSNRSLLEWADDLVTIKGSVSQLQAAVNQITAKAPTPQELAGLLTSLNESHDPNDKPIIDKLNGFFASPHIKVGVRLRQLYDSKQLPLLSALCKINFKSAKADKYSSYFLEFDPSNSPETVSDDDDASTSKEKKVDVSSYPPMIPPISNDALLLRVMTDKSYHQPSDILESETRTHDINRTHNEKLSILGRSLLELLLYQILDERFPNMYGEEMFVFRHKLLSPGILTKLAFGYNLVDPYKYNLSSEIDSNRKMEIFGKIFLSYVAGLSMDGYTQSEIKLWIRKLY
- the MIR1 gene encoding mitochondrial phosphate transport protein (go_component membrane~go_funtion binding~go_process transport) — translated: MSTPAIPQFTIGDYASFALAGAMGCGVTHGAMTPIDVVKTRIQLEPTVYNKGMIGSFRQVISTEGAGALLTGLGPTVLGYSLQGAFKFGGYELFKKTFIEQLGYDTAKRYKDSVYIGSAALAEFFADIALCPLEATRIRLVSQPTFANGLIGGFSRILKEEGVGSFYNGFTPILFKQIPYNIAKFLVFERAAAAIYGAIPTPKNELSSFASTGVNLSAGIIAGCAAAIVSQPADTLLSKVNKTKKAEGQSTVGLLIQLAKQLGIKGSFTGLPTRLVMVGTLTSLQFTIYGSLKKTLNCPPAVDL
- a CDS encoding predicted protein → MFYSYILLFFVCFSEAYPLLKKELQPTSPTFSLIALHQGAQFQSNLVKFDGIDLKLWADAPPFFGRIKGNQGFVLNIPDATFPPPSPVAVVVDSKGRLTSNANTTTEASGNFGISSSLLTFNGSSDFLACPSGNYRSEYDIYALTGETNCPNPEFGYGYNITLLVQVSATVDYSPEN
- a CDS encoding predicted protein, encoding MGFESKDSGIAASIFLSLYVIYTALAINIVIKEGWRSVYTTLLIHGIFRVAGQLCGVAFAALGWAHWQFLIAYLVFSAEGYFVLILSAYHFIARAQYAVIGYSWIRPCREDRKAKVSEAKTFTDRLRARLSLYNVFHYLLIPANSFIISGGSMLSGLTIEEINGHSGKLVTSRVLRTVGQSIFLFQTCVAIFLAFRSYFVEKISHEFIYAVFIVAPFLLVRGVFGILSIYLDKMDYFLLSNYTAEGLASSFVAYEYIMGTTMEFVSATVFISTYYINRRLTKKREGDIETFQEDSEEKKVDETS
- a CDS encoding predicted protein, whose translation is MAFKSVHSGIAASVYLCLYVIYLCFSINIVRREGLKTIYTSLVVYGVFRVSGQMCGVVFAALGFNHWHWLIAYLVLNAEGYFVLIITSYHLIANAQYQVVGYSWIRPNKEDIKIKQQAATSFLGKIRAKYSLARVFHLILIPANALVISGGIMLAGADDLASENSSVQLSRRLRVSGQSIFLFQTIVAVSLGFWCFFGENIRHINIYGIFIASPFILTRGTFGVMSIYLDKMDYFEMSNYNENGISSTFIAFEYTLATTMEFITAVVYISIYYISKKRQNRRAEQDEEEWHVEEKGKMDSNYS